The Halomicronema hongdechloris C2206 genome includes a window with the following:
- a CDS encoding STAS domain-containing protein, whose product MAEPLTLTVSLRGTRDVRASYQVFRLTGLLDAFSEPTFRKVLNRCIDEGPRNIILDLSAIDFVDSSGLGALVQIVKKAKTEGGSVQVVTNARVTQTVKLVRLEQFLSLQPSVEVAIANVEKT is encoded by the coding sequence ATAGCTGAGCCGTTAACCCTGACCGTAAGCTTACGAGGCACCCGAGACGTCAGGGCAAGTTATCAAGTCTTTCGCCTCACTGGGCTGCTAGATGCATTCTCTGAGCCGACCTTTCGTAAGGTGCTCAACCGATGCATTGATGAGGGGCCCCGCAATATTATCCTGGACCTGTCTGCCATTGACTTCGTGGACAGTTCCGGCCTAGGGGCGCTGGTGCAAATCGTCAAGAAGGCAAAGACAGAGGGAGGCAGTGTGCAGGTGGTCACCAATGCCCGGGTGACTCAAACGGTTAAATTGGTGCGCCTGGAACAATTTCTGTCTCTGCAGCCCTCGGTTGAGGTGGCCATTGCTAATGTAGAGAAGACCTGA
- a CDS encoding ArsR/SmtB family transcription factor: protein MANTAPVISTELVTAFKALSDPLRLQVVELLREQELCVCDLCDSLAVAQSKLSFHLKTLKEARLIRSRQQGRWIYYSLNLTRLVELEQYLAEFRRFSSMLPARTCPPAPKS, encoded by the coding sequence ATGGCAAATACGGCTCCAGTCATATCAACTGAACTTGTTACAGCCTTCAAAGCCCTCTCGGATCCGCTGCGATTGCAGGTGGTGGAGTTGCTACGGGAACAGGAGCTATGTGTCTGCGATTTATGTGACTCTCTAGCGGTAGCCCAGTCTAAACTCTCCTTTCACCTGAAGACTCTGAAAGAGGCCCGATTGATTCGCTCTCGCCAGCAGGGACGTTGGATTTACTACAGCCTCAATCTGACCCGGTTGGTTGAACTAGAGCAGTATTTGGCTGAGTTCCGTCGCTTCAGTTCGATGTTGCCGGCCAGAACCTGTCCGCCGGCACCTAAGAGCTAA
- the rlmB gene encoding 23S rRNA (guanosine(2251)-2'-O)-methyltransferase RlmB: MASKQPHPRPSGGRSRPQRSGGPKRSRDTFKPRRSGSTKAPKPVKPSKTAGTPADQPDAEDAADLIYGRHAVEAAITNQRPLNRLWVNSRLRYDSRFLPLLSEAKARGAVIDEVDSRRLNQLSNGANHQGLVAQVASYDYRDLGDLMAQAQQTVKIPVVIAADGITDPHNLGAIIRSAEALGAQGIVIPQRRAVGITATVAKVAAGALETFPVARVVNLRRALEELKQQGFWIYGLAATGRRSLHTARFDRPTVLVVGAEGDGLSLTIQESCDQLISVPLRGKTPSLNASVATGMALYEIYRQQWVSQLYLDSLQKEK; this comes from the coding sequence ATGGCTTCGAAGCAACCTCATCCTCGTCCCTCGGGCGGGCGATCTCGTCCCCAGCGCTCTGGGGGGCCCAAGCGCAGCCGAGATACCTTCAAGCCCCGTCGTTCCGGTAGTACTAAAGCACCCAAGCCCGTAAAACCGAGCAAAACAGCCGGGACCCCGGCCGATCAGCCAGACGCAGAAGACGCTGCCGATCTCATCTATGGCCGCCATGCTGTCGAAGCCGCCATCACCAATCAGCGTCCCCTAAATCGGCTCTGGGTCAACAGCCGACTCCGCTATGACTCCCGCTTCTTGCCGCTACTATCAGAGGCAAAAGCCAGGGGTGCTGTCATCGACGAAGTCGACAGCCGCCGCCTCAATCAGCTGTCCAACGGCGCCAACCATCAGGGCCTAGTGGCCCAGGTGGCCTCCTACGATTACCGGGATCTCGGCGATCTCATGGCCCAGGCTCAGCAGACAGTCAAGATTCCCGTGGTGATCGCCGCCGATGGCATTACCGATCCCCACAATCTCGGGGCGATCATTCGCAGTGCTGAGGCGCTAGGAGCCCAGGGAATCGTGATTCCCCAACGGCGAGCCGTCGGCATCACTGCCACTGTGGCGAAAGTCGCCGCCGGCGCCCTAGAGACCTTTCCCGTAGCCCGGGTCGTCAACCTGAGGCGGGCCCTGGAAGAACTGAAGCAACAGGGCTTTTGGATCTATGGGCTGGCGGCAACGGGACGGCGATCGCTGCATACCGCCCGCTTCGATCGCCCCACCGTCTTGGTGGTGGGAGCTGAGGGCGACGGTCTCAGCCTGACCATTCAAGAGAGCTGTGACCAGCTGATATCCGTTCCCCTGCGAGGCAAGACCCCCAGCTTGAATGCATCTGTTGCTACCGGCATGGCGCTCTACGAGATTTATCGTCAACAATGGGTGAGTCAACTGTATCTGGATTCTTTGCAAAAAGAAAAGTAA
- the carA gene encoding glutamine-hydrolyzing carbamoyl-phosphate synthase small subunit, whose amino-acid sequence MTFLEAKPALLVLADGSVYRGWSFGAAGTILGEVVFNTGMTGYQEVLTDPSYRGQIVTFTYPELGNTGVNPDDDESPHPQVSGVIARNICPLPSNWRATQSLPSYLENHGIPGIYGIDTRALTRKIRSLGAMNGAISSDILDADELLRQLQTVPAMEGLNLVRDVTTAAVYEWTEASNPIWAVSPPAASAHEPPLTVVAIDFGIKRNILRRLASHGCRVIVVPVTTSPETILSYTPDGIFLSNGPGDPAAVAEAPALIRALLNHRLPTFGICMGHQILGLSLGGKTFKLKFGHRGLNQPCGLQRQVEITSQNHGFALDADSLDTSQVTITHLNLNDRTVAGIEHKQLPLFSVQYHPEASPGPHDADYLFQKFVETMRQHRQKSLQKTF is encoded by the coding sequence ATGACTTTTCTCGAGGCTAAGCCGGCCCTATTGGTCCTAGCAGATGGCTCAGTATACCGGGGCTGGTCCTTTGGCGCCGCAGGCACCATCCTGGGGGAGGTGGTCTTCAACACGGGCATGACTGGCTATCAGGAAGTGTTAACCGATCCCAGCTACCGCGGTCAGATCGTCACCTTTACCTATCCGGAACTGGGCAATACCGGCGTCAACCCCGATGATGACGAATCGCCCCATCCCCAAGTGTCTGGGGTGATTGCCCGCAATATCTGCCCGTTGCCTAGCAACTGGCGGGCCACCCAATCCCTGCCGAGCTACTTAGAAAACCATGGCATCCCCGGCATCTACGGCATAGACACCCGGGCCCTCACCCGCAAGATTCGCAGCCTCGGGGCCATGAATGGGGCCATTTCCAGCGACATCTTGGATGCCGATGAATTGCTGCGACAGCTGCAGACGGTTCCTGCCATGGAAGGGCTGAATTTGGTGCGAGATGTCACGACGGCTGCGGTTTACGAGTGGACCGAGGCCAGCAATCCGATTTGGGCAGTGAGTCCACCTGCAGCGAGTGCCCACGAGCCGCCTCTTACCGTGGTGGCCATTGACTTTGGCATCAAGCGCAACATTCTCCGTCGGTTGGCCAGCCACGGCTGCCGCGTAATTGTGGTGCCGGTGACGACCTCGCCAGAGACCATCCTCAGCTACACCCCAGACGGTATCTTTCTCTCCAATGGACCTGGGGATCCGGCAGCGGTGGCGGAAGCCCCAGCGCTAATTCGCGCCCTCCTGAACCATCGACTGCCGACCTTCGGCATCTGTATGGGCCACCAAATCCTGGGCCTGTCCTTAGGGGGTAAAACCTTCAAGCTCAAATTTGGCCACCGCGGTCTGAATCAACCCTGTGGTCTCCAGCGGCAAGTGGAAATCACTAGCCAGAACCATGGGTTTGCCCTGGATGCTGACTCCCTGGATACCTCGCAGGTGACCATCACCCACCTCAATCTCAATGATCGCACCGTCGCCGGCATCGAGCACAAGCAACTGCCGCTGTTTTCGGTGCAATATCACCCCGAGGCCAGTCCCGGCCCCCATGATGCTGATTACCTATTCCAAAAATTTGTTGAGACCATGCGGCAACATCGTCAGAAATCCCTGCAGAAGACCTTTTGA
- a CDS encoding retropepsin-like aspartic protease family protein: MRLRPNWMLGGLACLLVSCGPQLEDPKAADSTATVSMASAANPEESASGPTQAAAPATPKPASSDHFRQAVNAATSAVSIGQSAQSPQDWDLAINRWQVAIDFMAQVPAGDPNYSKAQQKIAEYRQNLAAARQQRQAIGTEPTVSSSEPVAADGRVAQIPIVARRGGIPVVPVSLQGQQGQRQFTMLFDTGASGTLITRQMADAIGVTIVGEATVTIADGSRVTLPLGYVNAIDVGGLRQEGVVVAIGGDVGLLGQDIYGDYGISMGSHAIHLYP; this comes from the coding sequence ATGCGGTTGCGACCTAATTGGATGCTGGGTGGTTTAGCCTGTCTCTTGGTCAGCTGCGGTCCTCAGCTCGAGGATCCCAAGGCTGCAGACTCGACGGCAACCGTTAGTATGGCGAGTGCGGCCAACCCAGAGGAGAGTGCCTCCGGGCCTACCCAGGCAGCGGCCCCGGCCACCCCTAAGCCAGCCTCGAGCGATCATTTTCGCCAGGCCGTCAATGCTGCCACGAGTGCGGTTTCCATTGGCCAATCGGCCCAATCTCCCCAGGATTGGGACTTAGCCATCAATCGCTGGCAAGTGGCCATTGATTTCATGGCCCAGGTGCCCGCCGGCGATCCGAACTATAGCAAGGCTCAACAGAAAATAGCGGAATATCGGCAAAACCTGGCGGCGGCTCGCCAGCAGCGTCAAGCCATTGGGACAGAGCCGACCGTATCGTCATCAGAGCCAGTCGCCGCCGATGGCCGCGTCGCCCAGATTCCGATTGTTGCCCGTAGAGGGGGAATCCCAGTGGTGCCAGTTTCCCTGCAGGGGCAGCAGGGGCAGCGGCAGTTCACCATGCTGTTCGACACCGGAGCCAGTGGCACCCTAATTACCCGCCAGATGGCCGATGCCATCGGAGTCACCATTGTGGGTGAGGCCACGGTTACCATTGCCGATGGCAGTCGGGTAACGTTGCCCTTGGGCTATGTCAATGCCATTGACGTCGGAGGACTCCGCCAGGAAGGTGTCGTGGTGGCCATTGGCGGAGATGTGGGACTCTTGGGCCAAGATATCTATGGCGACTATGGCATTTCCATGGGCTCCCACGCGATTCACTTGTATCCCTAG
- a CDS encoding ABC transporter ATP-binding protein yields the protein MGGSEQSYRQLLVTYLAPQRGRVMGLAVTLLGGIGLQVLNPQILRYFIDTAVAGGSQRLLVLAALGFMAIAFIRHGLAIASTYFSETVAWSATNDLRLDLAQHTLNLDLAFHKAHTPGELVERVDGDVDALSRFFSQFVLQVIGNGLLVVGILTILWVEDWRAGLSLSLFALVALGILGGLQSLAVAPWRHYRQVSAEFYGFVAEHLGGLEDIRANGAVDYVMQRLYRLLRRWLTVFHQARFTSTLLWGSTVGLFTLGHAIALAIGAYLWQRNAITIGTVYLLFYYATLLQDPIERIRQELEQFQQAIASVQRIQHLLSHRSSLLPGGQAVLPKGPLSVEFHEVWFRYEGEEKNFEFSGLSSQFNITQRDPTQHPELNTQNSLYTLQNLTLHLPAGQVLGLLGRTGSGKSTLARLLLRLYDIQRGQIRLAGINIAQVPLPELPLRVGFVTQDVQLFQTSVRNNLTFFNEHIPDQAILHTLDQLGLMPWLEQLPQGLDTELGADSGGLSAGQAQLLAFARVFLKDPGLVVLDEASSRLDPLTEQLIEQAVDRLLANRTGIIIAHRLKTVARADQILILEKGQIVEYGDRLSLAGDPNSRFAHLLRAGSATELA from the coding sequence ATGGGGGGATCGGAGCAATCTTATCGTCAACTGTTGGTCACGTACCTTGCCCCCCAACGCGGCCGAGTGATGGGGCTGGCCGTGACGTTGCTGGGGGGGATTGGCTTGCAGGTGCTGAACCCGCAGATTTTGCGTTATTTCATCGATACGGCGGTGGCGGGCGGGTCGCAGCGGTTGTTGGTGTTGGCCGCGTTGGGGTTTATGGCCATTGCGTTCATCCGTCACGGACTTGCGATCGCATCCACCTATTTCAGTGAGACTGTGGCCTGGAGTGCCACCAATGACCTGCGCCTCGATCTAGCCCAGCACACCCTGAATCTGGATCTGGCCTTTCACAAGGCCCATACTCCTGGCGAGTTAGTGGAGCGGGTGGACGGCGATGTGGATGCCCTCTCCCGCTTCTTTTCCCAGTTCGTGCTACAAGTGATCGGCAATGGCCTGCTGGTGGTAGGCATTTTGACCATCTTGTGGGTCGAAGACTGGCGGGCTGGCCTCAGCCTCAGCCTGTTTGCCCTGGTGGCCTTGGGGATTCTAGGAGGGCTGCAATCCTTAGCCGTGGCCCCCTGGCGCCACTATCGCCAGGTCAGCGCCGAATTCTACGGATTTGTGGCCGAGCACCTGGGCGGCCTGGAAGATATTCGCGCCAACGGTGCCGTCGACTATGTGATGCAACGGCTCTACCGTCTGCTGCGACGTTGGCTGACGGTCTTCCACCAGGCCCGCTTCACCAGTACTCTGCTCTGGGGCAGTACCGTCGGCCTATTTACGCTGGGACATGCGATCGCACTGGCCATCGGCGCTTACCTGTGGCAGCGCAACGCCATCACCATCGGCACGGTCTACCTGCTCTTCTACTACGCCACCCTGCTGCAAGACCCGATCGAACGCATCCGCCAAGAGCTGGAACAATTCCAGCAGGCCATCGCCAGCGTCCAACGCATCCAGCATTTACTCAGCCACCGTAGCAGCCTCCTTCCTGGTGGTCAGGCTGTCTTGCCCAAGGGGCCGCTGTCAGTGGAGTTTCATGAGGTTTGGTTTAGGTATGAGGGAGAGGAAAAAAATTTTGAGTTCTCAGGTTTGAGTTCTCAATTCAACATCACTCAACGCGATCCAACTCAACATCCAGAACTCAACACTCAAAATTCTCTCTATACCCTACAAAACCTCACCCTGCACCTGCCAGCTGGCCAGGTCCTGGGTCTACTCGGTCGCACTGGCAGTGGCAAAAGCACCCTGGCTCGTTTACTGTTGCGGCTTTACGACATTCAGCGGGGGCAAATTCGCTTAGCAGGAATCAATATTGCTCAGGTGCCACTACCGGAGTTGCCGCTCCGGGTGGGATTTGTGACCCAGGATGTGCAATTGTTTCAAACCTCGGTGCGCAACAACCTGACGTTTTTTAATGAGCACATCCCCGATCAAGCTATTTTGCATACCCTGGACCAGTTGGGGCTGATGCCCTGGCTGGAGCAACTACCACAGGGATTGGATACCGAACTAGGGGCCGACAGCGGCGGGCTGTCGGCGGGGCAGGCGCAACTGCTGGCCTTTGCCCGAGTGTTTCTAAAAGATCCGGGACTGGTGGTGCTGGATGAAGCATCGTCTCGCCTGGATCCGCTGACAGAGCAGCTGATTGAGCAAGCAGTAGATCGGCTGCTGGCAAACCGCACAGGCATCATCATCGCTCACCGATTAAAAACCGTAGCGCGAGCCGATCAAATATTGATCTTAGAAAAAGGCCAGATTGTAGAGTATGGCGATCGCCTCTCCCTGGCTGGTGATCCTAATTCGCGCTTTGCTCATTTGCTCAGGGCAGGCTCTGCCACTGAGCTGGCTTAG
- a CDS encoding nucleotidyltransferase domain-containing protein, with amino-acid sequence MPQLTLDLLEQMTQRLVAALKPEQIILFGSYAYGEPTKDSDIDLLVILSESDEPRYRRARKAHRALRGMGIPKDILVMTRAEVDRQASVSSSLVGQALRQGKVLYE; translated from the coding sequence GTGCCCCAACTGACCCTGGACTTACTAGAGCAGATGACTCAGCGGTTAGTCGCTGCACTCAAACCAGAGCAAATTATTTTATTTGGCTCTTATGCCTACGGAGAGCCAACCAAAGATAGCGATATTGACTTATTGGTAATACTCTCTGAGTCTGACGAGCCTCGCTATCGGCGGGCGCGCAAGGCCCATAGGGCACTACGCGGGATGGGCATTCCGAAAGACATCCTGGTCATGACTCGTGCAGAAGTAGATCGTCAAGCCAGCGTGTCAAGCTCGTTAGTCGGTCAAGCTCTCCGTCAGGGTAAAGTTTTATATGAATGA
- a CDS encoding Mini-ribonuclease 3, which produces MVLESSRFWTLRAHLTAEAMAMTRAELPSQGLSPTALAYLGDAVYELFVREQFLFPPSRIKTYHRRVVAQVRAEQQARHLTALRSQLTAAEDDIVRRGRNAAPKRPGRSDPQAYQQATGFEALIGYLYLNDPQRLLELLNHLDFTAPTP; this is translated from the coding sequence ATGGTGCTGGAGTCGAGTCGCTTTTGGACCTTGCGAGCCCATCTCACTGCGGAGGCAATGGCGATGACTAGGGCTGAGCTCCCCTCGCAAGGGTTATCTCCTACGGCTTTAGCGTATTTAGGAGATGCCGTGTATGAACTATTCGTGCGGGAACAGTTTCTGTTTCCCCCCAGTCGGATCAAAACCTATCACCGTCGGGTAGTGGCGCAAGTCCGGGCGGAACAGCAGGCGCGTCATTTGACGGCGTTGCGATCGCAGCTCACGGCAGCAGAAGATGATATCGTCCGTCGTGGTCGTAACGCCGCTCCCAAGCGCCCCGGCCGCAGTGATCCCCAAGCCTACCAACAGGCCACCGGATTTGAAGCCCTGATCGGCTATCTCTACTTAAACGATCCCCAGCGGCTCTTAGAGCTCCTCAACCATCTTGATTTCACCGCCCCCACGCCTTAA
- a CDS encoding alpha/beta fold hydrolase — MRLHTTVAGSGYPILCLHGHPGNGRSLSVFTDVFSRRFQTIAPDLRGYGQSRSRYPFQMSDHLSDLVALLDERAIDQCLVLGWSLGGILALELALAQPERIRGLILVATAARPRSSHPAITWQDLLYTGLSTGLNWLRPGCDWAIQTGRRSLYRYLLRHHTQAVYRRLAGEGVPAYLKTSRGARQALSQALVQGYDRSSVLDSLTMPCLMLCGREDRHITAMASQETAKYLANCQLHSYSNVAHLFPWEIPTQVTGDIQTWLRQTFPDLYIATAQS, encoded by the coding sequence ATGCGTCTTCATACCACCGTCGCCGGTAGCGGTTACCCCATCCTCTGCCTCCATGGCCATCCTGGCAATGGTCGCAGTCTTAGCGTTTTCACCGACGTCTTCAGCCGTCGCTTTCAGACCATTGCCCCCGATCTGCGCGGCTATGGCCAGAGTCGCAGCCGCTATCCCTTCCAGATGAGCGACCATCTTAGCGATCTAGTGGCCCTCCTAGACGAACGCGCCATTGACCAATGCCTAGTGCTGGGCTGGTCCCTGGGTGGCATTTTGGCCCTAGAGTTGGCCTTAGCTCAGCCGGAGCGCATCCGGGGATTGATTTTGGTGGCAACGGCCGCCCGTCCCCGGAGTAGCCATCCGGCGATTACCTGGCAAGATTTGCTCTATACGGGGCTCTCAACTGGCCTTAACTGGTTACGTCCGGGGTGCGACTGGGCCATCCAAACCGGTCGCCGCTCCCTTTACCGCTATCTACTGCGGCACCACACCCAGGCAGTCTATCGACGGTTGGCCGGGGAAGGAGTGCCGGCCTATCTGAAGACCTCACGGGGAGCTCGCCAGGCCCTATCCCAAGCCCTAGTCCAGGGCTATGACCGATCATCGGTCCTGGACTCCCTGACCATGCCTTGCCTCATGCTCTGTGGCCGTGAGGATCGCCACATCACCGCGATGGCGAGTCAGGAGACAGCTAAATACCTGGCCAACTGCCAGCTCCATAGCTATAGCAATGTGGCCCATCTTTTTCCCTGGGAAATTCCTACCCAGGTCACTGGTGACATCCAGACCTGGCTGCGGCAGACCTTCCCGGATCTATATATAGCCACCGCTCAGAGCTAA
- a CDS encoding DUF1636 family protein, with the protein MNYGTLTRPKTKRSSSPMPLKGCVTGAVLLSKAVNRPTYLFTNLPDLPTVESAEALLQFVELYRQHDGESIPGRQFPEALQSAQVAKIPAV; encoded by the coding sequence ATGAACTATGGGACGCTGACCCGGCCAAAAACCAAACGATCGAGCAGCCCGATGCCTTTGAAAGGATGCGTAACTGGAGCAGTTCTTTTGAGCAAGGCCGTCAATCGACCGACCTATTTATTCACCAATTTGCCTGATTTGCCAACTGTTGAAAGTGCCGAGGCGTTACTTCAATTTGTCGAACTCTATCGTCAACACGATGGCGAATCCATTCCCGGTCGCCAATTTCCTGAAGCGCTGCAGTCCGCACAAGTCGCCAAAATCCCAGCGGTGTAG
- a CDS encoding helix-turn-helix transcriptional regulator: MTITLSQADYWELLQESVSDCFSEDTLNWVCAFSSALGQGVRRDLSLRDGIDLVIEDSCFQDDLVMQHCDRIHPVEYTFEQISLAGRRQQRYHFYGSGLAPGDPWRIPSCDRILRINVHIDPEVLQRWLGDTPQALNLLLRLPDEKFYEHSGAPTAAMQMTVQQILNCPFQGLTQRLYLESKVWELMVLLIETLQSGNDAPQSAYRLTPDDVERIHYASNLLHRRLLNPPSLIELARAIGINDHKLKVGFRQVFGTTVFGYLHQQRLERSRQLLESGDMNVTQAAHAVGFANRGHFAAAFRRKFGVNPGVYLRRRRG, encoded by the coding sequence ATGACGATCACGCTGTCCCAGGCAGATTACTGGGAGCTGTTACAGGAATCGGTGTCCGATTGCTTCAGTGAGGACACCTTAAATTGGGTGTGTGCGTTTTCCTCCGCTTTAGGCCAGGGAGTGCGCCGTGACCTCTCGCTGCGCGATGGCATCGACCTGGTGATTGAGGACTCTTGTTTTCAAGACGATCTGGTCATGCAGCATTGCGATCGCATCCACCCGGTCGAATACACCTTTGAGCAGATCAGCCTGGCGGGGCGACGGCAGCAGCGCTATCACTTCTACGGCAGTGGCCTGGCTCCGGGCGACCCCTGGCGCATTCCCAGTTGCGATCGCATACTCCGCATCAACGTCCATATTGATCCCGAGGTGCTGCAACGGTGGCTGGGAGACACTCCCCAGGCCCTAAACCTGCTATTGCGCTTACCGGATGAAAAGTTCTACGAACACTCCGGTGCTCCCACCGCAGCCATGCAAATGACGGTGCAGCAAATCTTGAACTGTCCCTTTCAAGGGCTGACCCAGCGCCTTTATCTAGAAAGTAAGGTCTGGGAGTTGATGGTGCTGCTGATTGAGACGCTACAGTCCGGCAACGATGCTCCCCAGAGTGCCTACCGCCTGACCCCCGACGATGTGGAGCGCATTCACTATGCCAGTAACCTGCTGCATCGACGATTGTTAAACCCGCCCTCTCTGATCGAACTGGCCCGCGCCATTGGCATCAATGATCACAAACTCAAAGTCGGCTTTCGTCAGGTGTTTGGTACCACGGTCTTCGGCTACCTGCACCAGCAGCGGCTGGAGCGATCACGGCAACTGCTGGAATCAGGAGACATGAACGTGACCCAGGCGGCTCACGCCGTCGGCTTTGCCAATCGCGGCCATTTTGCCGCCGCATTCCGGCGCAAGTTTGGGGTGAACCCGGGGGTGTATTTACGACGACGGCGAGGATAA
- a CDS encoding DUF1816 domain-containing protein, which translates to MIGRLFKNLFGSNKAWWVEIKTQNPVCTYYFGPFSIAEEAELAKNGYIEDLEQEGASHIQTAVKHCQQPEQLTISAEESDAIGGIPSPAFSQS; encoded by the coding sequence ATGATTGGTCGTCTGTTTAAAAACCTATTTGGGTCCAACAAGGCATGGTGGGTGGAAATTAAAACCCAAAATCCTGTCTGTACCTACTACTTCGGACCATTTTCCATTGCTGAAGAAGCCGAGCTAGCTAAGAACGGCTACATCGAGGATCTTGAGCAGGAAGGCGCTTCTCATATCCAGACTGCGGTTAAACATTGCCAGCAGCCAGAGCAGCTGACCATCTCAGCGGAGGAGAGCGATGCCATCGGCGGTATTCCCTCCCCTGCATTTAGCCAGTCTTAA
- a CDS encoding EfeM/EfeO family lipoprotein, with protein sequence MKTLLRNVLLSLLATLCIVGTASYTQQAVSSPSATAQAQLAQAADDPYAEQIDMGVAYFREKAAEQLALVKDFLAVLATGDLEAAKAAYIEARPPYEQIEVLAASFEQEDSDIDARPYSFEQGEASPDFISFHRIEALLFRDGDVAAAIPYAEGLVASVESLIDKLNDPSNFNSSLNFEGIIGLATEIPAKKISSEEETWSDQSLLIFKNNWIGIYSQVQPFETVLSAEIMTDVDAAYKACMDAIAPFYPDGQVAAMPYSSLSTADRKRISEASYQFRNALIEAAESLGLA encoded by the coding sequence ATGAAGACTCTCTTGCGCAACGTGCTCCTGAGCTTACTAGCCACACTCTGCATTGTTGGCACTGCCTCCTACACCCAGCAAGCCGTTTCCTCCCCGAGTGCTACCGCCCAGGCTCAACTCGCCCAGGCAGCTGACGATCCCTACGCCGAGCAGATCGACATGGGCGTTGCCTATTTCCGCGAAAAAGCGGCTGAGCAGCTAGCGCTGGTCAAAGACTTTCTGGCTGTCCTCGCAACTGGAGACCTAGAAGCCGCCAAAGCCGCTTACATCGAAGCTCGCCCCCCTTACGAACAAATTGAAGTTCTTGCCGCCAGCTTCGAGCAAGAAGATTCCGATATTGATGCGCGTCCCTACTCCTTCGAGCAGGGGGAAGCTTCGCCTGACTTTATCAGCTTTCACCGCATCGAAGCCCTACTATTTCGTGACGGTGACGTCGCCGCGGCCATTCCCTATGCGGAAGGGTTAGTTGCCAGTGTAGAATCGCTGATTGACAAACTCAACGACCCCTCCAACTTCAATTCATCGCTCAATTTTGAAGGCATTATTGGCCTGGCCACAGAAATTCCAGCCAAGAAGATTTCCAGCGAAGAAGAGACGTGGTCTGACCAGAGCCTTTTGATTTTCAAAAACAATTGGATTGGGATCTACAGCCAGGTCCAGCCATTTGAAACGGTACTCAGTGCTGAGATCATGACCGACGTTGATGCTGCCTACAAGGCCTGTATGGATGCAATTGCGCCCTTCTACCCCGATGGGCAGGTTGCTGCCATGCCTTACAGTTCACTCAGCACTGCTGATCGTAAGCGCATCAGCGAGGCCAGCTATCAGTTTAGAAATGCCTTGATCGAAGCGGCCGAGTCCCTAGGCTTGGCGTAG
- a CDS encoding tetratricopeptide repeat protein has translation MAQSAQEVAQEGIEAYRAGDYEAAARAWRQLIELQPENPDAYNNLGATLYFLGDLEGSAAAYRRAIELDPDSATIYNNLGMVLVQQEQYQEAIAAYQQAIELDPEMAETYNNLGNLLEGEEAVAAYQQAVELNPDYAEAYNNLGTALANLERYEEAIAAYEQALAIDPDFTAAQENLTAVEQRLGATAE, from the coding sequence ATGGCCCAATCGGCGCAAGAGGTGGCTCAAGAGGGCATCGAAGCCTATCGAGCCGGAGACTATGAGGCGGCGGCCAGGGCTTGGCGGCAGCTGATTGAACTGCAGCCAGAGAATCCCGATGCCTATAACAATTTGGGGGCGACGCTCTATTTCTTGGGGGATTTAGAGGGTTCAGCCGCCGCCTATCGCCGCGCCATTGAGCTGGACCCTGACAGCGCTACGATCTACAACAACCTGGGGATGGTGTTAGTCCAGCAGGAACAGTATCAGGAGGCCATTGCTGCCTATCAACAGGCCATTGAGCTGGATCCGGAGATGGCCGAGACCTACAACAATCTGGGGAATTTGCTAGAGGGGGAGGAGGCGGTGGCGGCCTATCAGCAGGCCGTAGAGCTTAACCCTGACTACGCCGAAGCCTATAACAACCTGGGCACGGCCCTGGCCAATCTGGAACGCTACGAGGAAGCCATTGCTGCCTATGAGCAGGCTTTAGCTATCGACCCTGACTTTACGGCGGCCCAGGAAAACTTGACTGCCGTTGAGCAGAGGCTGGGGGCTACCGCTGAATAG